One window of Strix aluco isolate bStrAlu1 chromosome 24, bStrAlu1.hap1, whole genome shotgun sequence genomic DNA carries:
- the LOC141934424 gene encoding G protein-activated inward rectifier potassium channel 1-like isoform X3 has protein sequence MSAVRRKFGDEYQAVGPSRSGTRRERQRFVDKNGRCNVQHGNLGGESSRYLSDLFTTLVDLKWRWNLLIFLLTYTVAWLVMASMWWGIAYLRGDLHRAHDGTYSPCVANVYNFPSAFLFFIETEATIGYGHRYITERCPEGIVLFLFQSLLGSIVDAFLIGCMFIKMSQPKKRAETLMFSHAAVVSQRDGKLCLMFRVGNLRNSHMVSAQIRCKLIKE, from the coding sequence ATGTCTGCTGTGCGCAGGAAGTTTGGGGACGAGTACCAGGCAGTGGGCCCGTCTCGCAGCGGCACCCGCAGAGAGCGGCAGCGCTTTGTGGACAAGAACGGGCGCTGCAATGTGCAACACGGGAACCTGGGTGGCGAGAGCAGCCGCTACCTGTCCGACCTCTTCACCACGCTGGTGGACCTCAAGTGGCGCTGGAACCTGCTCATCTTCCTGCTGACCTACACGGTCGCTTGGCTGGTCATGGCCTCGATGTGGTGGGGCATCGCCTACCTGCGAGGTGACCTGCACCGGGCGCACGATGGCACCTACAGTCCGTGTGTGGCCAACGTGTACAACTTTCCTTctgccttcctcttcttcatAGAGACCGAGGCCACCATTGGCTACGGGCACCGCTACATTACTGAGCGCTGCCCTGAGGGCATCGTGCTCTTCCTCTTCCAGTCACTGCTGGGCTCCATCGTTGATGCGTTCCTCATTGGCTGCATGTTCATCAAGATGTCCCAGCCCAAGAAGCGAGCTGAGACCCTCATGTTCAGCCACGCCGCAGTCGTCTCGCAGCGGGATGGCAAGCTCTGCCTCATGTTCCGTGTCGGCAACCTCCGCAACAGCCATATGGTGTCTGCCCAGATCCGCTGCAAGCTGATCAAG
- the LOC141934424 gene encoding G protein-activated inward rectifier potassium channel 1-like isoform X2 translates to MSAVRRKFGDEYQAVGPSRSGTRRERQRFVDKNGRCNVQHGNLGGESSRYLSDLFTTLVDLKWRWNLLIFLLTYTVAWLVMASMWWGIAYLRGDLHRAHDGTYSPCVANVYNFPSAFLFFIETEATIGYGHRYITERCPEGIVLFLFQSLLGSIVDAFLIGCMFIKMSQPKKRAETLMFSHAAVVSQRDGKLCLMFRVGNLRNSHMVSAQIRCKLIKITKKRAI, encoded by the exons ATGTCTGCTGTGCGCAGGAAGTTTGGGGACGAGTACCAGGCAGTGGGCCCGTCTCGCAGCGGCACCCGCAGAGAGCGGCAGCGCTTTGTGGACAAGAACGGGCGCTGCAATGTGCAACACGGGAACCTGGGTGGCGAGAGCAGCCGCTACCTGTCCGACCTCTTCACCACGCTGGTGGACCTCAAGTGGCGCTGGAACCTGCTCATCTTCCTGCTGACCTACACGGTCGCTTGGCTGGTCATGGCCTCGATGTGGTGGGGCATCGCCTACCTGCGAGGTGACCTGCACCGGGCGCACGATGGCACCTACAGTCCGTGTGTGGCCAACGTGTACAACTTTCCTTctgccttcctcttcttcatAGAGACCGAGGCCACCATTGGCTACGGGCACCGCTACATTACTGAGCGCTGCCCTGAGGGCATCGTGCTCTTCCTCTTCCAGTCACTGCTGGGCTCCATCGTTGATGCGTTCCTCATTGGCTGCATGTTCATCAAGATGTCCCAGCCCAAGAAGCGAGCTGAGACCCTCATGTTCAGCCACGCCGCAGTCGTCTCGCAGCGGGATGGCAAGCTCTGCCTCATGTTCCGTGTCGGCAACCTCCGCAACAGCCATATGGTGTCTGCCCAGATCCGCTGCAAGCTGATCAAG ATCACTAAGAAGCGAGCAATTTGA